In Kytococcus sedentarius DSM 20547, the sequence GAAGGGACAACCAACGCACCGATAGGGCGTGCTGGTTGGCGGCCGGCCTCTGGACCGCCGCGAGCGTGACCCCGCACGCGGATCAAGTGAGGCCTGTCCCGGCGATGGCTACCGCGCCGCGACGTAGTAGTCGGGTTCCTCCTGGCGGAGTCCGGCTCAGGGTCTCGCGTGTTCGATCCCGGCGACGTGCACCAGCCTCTCGGATACGGGCGCGCGCCAGGAGGACGAGGCTGATCGGCCCCGTGATGATGAACTTCATCGCGTTCCACACCGACCAGAGCACGACCAGATGCAGCCAGCCTGGGGCACCCTGGTCGAGGGCGTTGGTGCAGATGCTCGCGATCAGCAGGTAGGGAACGGCAAGGAGCATCGCGGGGATGCCCCATCTCAGGTTGCGTCGACGTCGGATCGCGTCGAGCAGCCGGTTGGTGGGCATGTAGCGGCGCAGGTAGTAGCGGGTGTGGACGCTGAGCGTCCAGATCAGGCGGATCATGGCGGGCCTCTCGTCACACGTGTCTCTCCGTCGAGGAGGCAGTACGTGTATGAGCGCCCAAGCTGGCCGTCCCGAAGGACCCGCAATCGAGGAGGACCTGCCTCGGTCCCCACTTTACGCCCGAGTCCGGACAGACGTAAACCCGTGC encodes:
- a CDS encoding sulfate permease, which translates into the protein MIRLIWTLSVHTRYYLRRYMPTNRLLDAIRRRRNLRWGIPAMLLAVPYLLIASICTNALDQGAPGWLHLVVLWSVWNAMKFIITGPISLVLLARARIREAGARRRDRTRETLSRTPPGGTRLLRRGAVAIAGTGLT